From Nitrospirota bacterium, a single genomic window includes:
- the ettA gene encoding energy-dependent translational throttle protein EttA, producing the protein MSKELNKIIYSMIGVSKYYDKKPVLKDIYLSYFYGAKIGVIGLNGSGKSSLLRILAGKDKEFNGEAVIAPGYTVGFLEQEPELDDTKTVRESVEEGMQETVDALNEYNRINEKFAEPMSDDEMSRLIERQGEVQEKLDALDAWNLDSRLEMAMDALRCPPGDTPVRLLSGGERRRVALCRLLLQKPDILLLDEPTNHLDAETVAWLEHHLKSYPGTIIAVTHDRYFLDNVAGWILELDRGEGIPWKGNYSSWLEQKKNRLQQEEKSESERQKTLQRELEWIQMSPKGRHAKSKARINSYEALLRQDIEKRSKELEIYIPPGPRLGDVVINADSVSKAYSDNLLMEDMTFSLPPGGIVGIIGPNGAGKTTLFRMITGQEKPDSGTFKTGETVKLAYVDQSRDDLDPDKTVWEVITEEADVVQLGKRQVNSRAYVARFNFSGGDQQKKVSMLSGGERNRVHLARMLKEPANVLLLDEPTNDLDVNTMRALEEALENFAGCAVVISHDRWFLDRISTHILAFEGDSKVVWFEGNYSEYEADRKARLGAAADQPHRIKYRHLTRG; encoded by the coding sequence ATGAGCAAAGAACTGAACAAGATTATTTACTCCATGATAGGGGTTAGCAAGTATTACGACAAGAAGCCGGTACTGAAAGATATCTATCTCTCCTACTTCTACGGGGCAAAGATCGGCGTCATCGGCCTGAACGGATCAGGAAAAAGCTCCCTTCTCCGTATCCTTGCGGGAAAAGACAAGGAATTCAACGGGGAAGCGGTCATAGCACCCGGCTACACCGTGGGCTTCCTTGAGCAGGAGCCGGAACTTGATGACACCAAGACCGTGAGGGAGAGCGTTGAAGAAGGGATGCAGGAGACAGTCGACGCCCTTAACGAATACAACCGGATTAATGAAAAATTTGCCGAGCCGATGTCTGATGATGAGATGAGCAGGCTTATTGAACGTCAGGGAGAGGTGCAGGAGAAGCTGGATGCCCTGGATGCGTGGAATCTGGACTCACGTCTGGAGATGGCCATGGATGCCCTGCGCTGCCCTCCAGGAGACACACCGGTAAGGCTTCTGTCAGGAGGGGAAAGGCGCCGTGTGGCCCTTTGCAGACTCCTGTTGCAGAAGCCGGACATCCTCCTGCTGGACGAGCCCACAAACCACCTTGATGCCGAGACAGTGGCCTGGCTGGAGCATCACCTCAAAAGCTACCCCGGCACCATCATTGCAGTGACACATGACCGCTACTTCCTTGACAACGTTGCAGGATGGATTCTGGAACTGGACCGGGGAGAGGGGATTCCGTGGAAGGGTAATTACTCCTCGTGGCTGGAGCAGAAGAAAAACCGTCTGCAGCAGGAGGAGAAGTCAGAGAGCGAGAGGCAGAAGACCCTGCAGCGCGAGCTTGAGTGGATACAGATGTCTCCCAAGGGCCGTCATGCAAAATCCAAAGCGCGTATCAATTCCTACGAGGCCCTTCTCCGCCAGGATATCGAAAAACGGTCAAAAGAGCTCGAAATCTATATTCCACCCGGCCCCCGTCTGGGTGATGTCGTCATCAATGCCGACAGCGTAAGCAAGGCATACAGCGACAATCTTCTTATGGAGGATATGACCTTCTCCCTTCCTCCGGGCGGCATTGTCGGCATCATAGGACCTAACGGAGCCGGAAAGACCACACTTTTCCGGATGATTACCGGACAGGAAAAGCCTGACTCCGGCACTTTTAAGACCGGAGAGACCGTAAAGCTGGCATACGTTGACCAGAGCCGCGATGACCTCGATCCGGACAAGACTGTCTGGGAGGTCATCACCGAAGAGGCAGATGTTGTCCAGCTCGGCAAGAGGCAGGTCAACTCACGCGCCTATGTGGCGCGCTTCAATTTCTCCGGGGGTGATCAACAGAAGAAGGTCTCTATGCTCTCCGGAGGCGAGAGAAACCGCGTCCACCTGGCCCGTATGCTGAAGGAACCGGCCAATGTCCTTCTTCTTGACGAACCCACAAATGACCTGGACGTAAACACCATGCGTGCGCTCGAAGAGGCCCTGGAGAATTTTGCAGGCTGTGCCGTAGTCATCAGCCACGACCGGTGGTTCCTTGATCGTATCTCCACCCACATACTCGCCTTTGAGGGTGACAGCAAAGTGGTCTGGTTTGAAGGGAACTACTCCGAATACGAGGCAGACAGAAAGGCCCGCCTCGGCGCTGCCGCAGACCAGCCC